One genomic window of Methyloceanibacter sp. wino2 includes the following:
- a CDS encoding polyprenyl synthetase family protein, with translation MSFRFEIDRVADQVQGRLSALLGQDEPVPGPGADATAPLAEAMRYAALGGGKRLRPFLLIQAARLFDVAEDAALEAACALECIHCYSLVHDDLPAMDDDALRRGRPTVHVAFDEATAILAGDSLLTIAFEIISAPKCHDDPAVRAELTYLLAKASGWQGMALGQALDLAAERQPFSPQETTAMQMLKTGALFRFACEAGAVLGRADRASREALIRYASAFGQAFQLADDLLDAEGDAAAMGKAASKDAERGKATLVGLLGIDGAKAHLAGLVAEAEEALAPFGERAAMLVDAARFVAERRS, from the coding sequence ATGAGTTTTAGATTCGAGATCGACCGCGTCGCCGACCAGGTTCAAGGGCGGCTTTCGGCCCTGTTGGGCCAAGACGAGCCCGTGCCGGGGCCCGGCGCTGACGCAACGGCGCCGCTCGCCGAAGCCATGCGCTATGCGGCGCTTGGCGGCGGCAAGAGATTGCGGCCGTTCCTGCTGATCCAAGCGGCTCGGCTGTTCGATGTGGCGGAAGACGCAGCCCTCGAGGCGGCCTGCGCGCTCGAATGCATCCATTGCTACTCCCTGGTCCATGACGATCTGCCGGCGATGGACGACGACGCCCTGCGCCGCGGCCGTCCCACGGTACATGTCGCCTTCGACGAAGCCACGGCTATCCTCGCCGGCGACTCCTTGCTGACCATCGCCTTCGAGATCATCAGCGCCCCGAAATGCCATGACGATCCCGCCGTCAGAGCCGAATTGACCTACCTGCTCGCGAAAGCCAGCGGCTGGCAAGGCATGGCTCTCGGGCAGGCACTGGACCTTGCCGCGGAGCGGCAACCGTTCTCGCCTCAGGAAACAACGGCCATGCAAATGCTGAAGACCGGGGCGCTGTTCCGATTCGCCTGCGAAGCCGGTGCCGTATTGGGACGTGCCGACCGCGCGAGCCGCGAAGCCCTGATCCGCTACGCAAGTGCCTTCGGCCAGGCATTCCAGCTCGCGGACGACCTTCTCGATGCGGAAGGAGACGCCGCCGCCATGGGCAAGGCCGCGTCCAAGGATGCCGAGAGAGGAAAGGCCACGCTGGTCGGGCTGCTGGGCATCGATGGCGCGAAGGCCCATCTGGCAGGGCTAGTCGCCGAGGCGGAGGAGGCACTCGCACCTTTCGGCGAAAGAGCGGCGATGCTGGTCGACGCCGCGCGCTTCGTGGCCGAGCGGAGGTCTT
- a CDS encoding EAL domain-containing protein: protein MRGRAFALHIDPKHAAARYDDVRRVAKAPANASIPYALQYRFMPEGRRGKATIWVEERGVCITDARGEPVQAEGTIRVAAERRRRTRPQSVAPGAEPSGIPSRAELTGTLSQLLSGGAGRDTKGAFLLVGVNDLTRINETYGYDVGDEVISIVGQRLATAVRGRDCLGRFSSNKYGIVLHGCDADEAVAVARRMIACVERDIASTRSGAVAVAVFVGVILLPDHAQSTQDAIGRAMQAADMARVNPRDRFYIYDPSSPREAERKRTIAMADEVIRALNDRRIAIALQPVVTSGSHDPEFYECLLRLRLPDGSVLDASEFVPAAEELGLAKLIDHRALELTIDLLRAVPTRKLALNVSALSTTDRHWIDALEALTGKDRRLTERLTVEITETAAVSDMEATANFVTALKRAGCRVALDDFGAGYASFRSLRNLGVDMVKIDGSFIENIGTNSNDETFVQTLLDLAHRFGVQTVGEWVGDERAVDLLEKAGVSYLQGDFFGAPELHDDKMASPRKSAG, encoded by the coding sequence GTGCGCGGCCGCGCCTTCGCCTTGCATATCGATCCCAAGCATGCGGCAGCCCGCTACGATGACGTAAGGCGCGTCGCGAAGGCACCCGCCAATGCATCCATCCCCTATGCGCTGCAGTATCGCTTCATGCCGGAAGGGCGGCGTGGAAAGGCTACAATCTGGGTCGAGGAACGCGGCGTTTGCATCACGGACGCGCGGGGCGAACCAGTTCAAGCCGAAGGCACGATCCGGGTGGCTGCGGAACGCCGCCGCCGCACGCGTCCGCAATCGGTGGCCCCTGGCGCAGAGCCGTCCGGCATTCCGTCGCGCGCGGAACTGACCGGGACGCTCTCTCAGCTCCTGTCCGGCGGCGCCGGCCGAGACACGAAAGGCGCCTTCCTGCTGGTGGGCGTCAACGATCTCACCCGCATCAACGAAACCTATGGTTACGACGTCGGCGATGAGGTCATTTCCATCGTCGGCCAGCGCCTTGCCACCGCCGTGCGGGGCCGCGACTGCCTGGGCCGGTTTTCCTCGAACAAGTACGGCATCGTTCTGCATGGCTGTGACGCCGACGAAGCCGTCGCCGTCGCCAGGCGCATGATCGCCTGCGTGGAGCGGGACATCGCGAGCACCCGCTCCGGCGCGGTTGCCGTTGCCGTGTTCGTGGGCGTCATCTTGCTGCCCGACCATGCGCAGTCCACGCAGGACGCGATCGGGCGCGCGATGCAGGCGGCCGACATGGCCCGCGTCAATCCCCGCGACCGCTTCTACATTTACGATCCGTCGTCACCGCGCGAGGCCGAGCGCAAGCGCACCATCGCCATGGCCGACGAAGTCATACGCGCCCTGAACGATCGCCGCATCGCGATCGCCCTTCAGCCGGTCGTGACGTCGGGCAGCCACGATCCGGAATTCTACGAATGTCTGCTGCGGCTGCGGCTGCCGGACGGATCGGTCCTGGACGCGAGCGAGTTCGTTCCGGCAGCGGAGGAGCTCGGATTGGCGAAGCTCATCGATCATCGCGCGCTGGAACTGACAATCGATCTCTTACGTGCGGTGCCGACCCGTAAACTCGCCCTCAATGTCTCGGCTCTGTCCACGACCGACCGGCACTGGATCGATGCGCTCGAGGCGCTTACGGGCAAGGACCGGAGACTGACGGAGCGCCTGACCGTGGAGATCACCGAGACGGCCGCCGTTTCGGACATGGAGGCGACGGCCAATTTCGTCACTGCATTGAAACGGGCGGGCTGCAGGGTCGCGCTCGACGATTTCGGGGCCGGATACGCCTCGTTCCGCTCGCTTCGCAATCTCGGTGTCGACATGGTCAAGATCGATGGGTCGTTCATCGAGAACATCGGCACGAATTCGAACGACGAGACCTTCGTCCAGACCCTTCTGGATTTGGCCCATCGCTTCGGCGTCCAGACGGTCGGCGAATGGGTCGGTGACGAACGCGCCGTCGATCTCCTCGAAAAGGCCGGGGTGTCCTATCTGCAGGGCGACTTCTTCGGAGCGCCCGAACTGCACGACGACAAGATGGCCTCGCCGAGAAAATCTGCCGGCTAG
- a CDS encoding prephenate/arogenate dehydrogenase family protein, with protein MTEPLFDKVAIVGLGLIGSSLARGIKKHGLAKTVTGFDGSADVRARSKDLGFCDSIAETVDEAVAGAQLVILAVPVGAMAAAAQSIAPHLADRAIVTDVGSVKAAVVRQVVDALPDHAAFVPGHPVAGTEHSGPEAGFADLFEGRWCVVTPCARSTDASVEKVVALWTALGSTVETMTPEHHDIVLAITSHIPHLIAYNIVGTAADLEDVTQSEVIKFSAGGFRDFTRIAASDPVMWRDVFLNNKEAVLEVLGRFSEDLAALQRMIRWDDGQSLQDHFARTRAIRRSIIDAGQDTADADFGRPHGHDD; from the coding sequence ATGACGGAGCCTCTGTTCGACAAGGTCGCCATCGTAGGACTGGGGCTGATCGGCTCGTCCCTTGCGCGAGGCATCAAGAAGCACGGTCTTGCCAAGACCGTCACCGGCTTCGACGGGTCGGCGGACGTGCGGGCGCGGTCAAAGGATCTCGGTTTCTGCGATTCCATCGCCGAGACCGTCGATGAGGCGGTCGCAGGAGCACAACTCGTGATCCTCGCCGTGCCGGTCGGCGCCATGGCGGCCGCGGCGCAATCGATTGCCCCGCATCTTGCCGACCGCGCGATCGTCACCGACGTCGGCTCTGTGAAGGCTGCCGTCGTCCGCCAGGTCGTGGACGCGCTTCCCGACCACGCCGCGTTCGTCCCGGGACACCCTGTGGCGGGCACGGAGCATTCCGGCCCCGAGGCCGGTTTCGCGGATCTCTTCGAGGGACGCTGGTGTGTCGTCACGCCTTGCGCGCGCTCGACCGACGCAAGCGTCGAGAAGGTTGTAGCGCTCTGGACGGCGCTCGGATCGACCGTCGAGACGATGACGCCCGAGCATCACGACATCGTCCTCGCGATCACGAGCCATATCCCGCATCTGATCGCCTACAACATCGTCGGCACGGCGGCCGACCTGGAAGACGTCACGCAGTCCGAGGTCATCAAGTTCTCCGCCGGCGGCTTCCGCGATTTCACGCGTATCGCCGCCTCGGACCCGGTCATGTGGCGCGACGTGTTTCTCAACAACAAGGAGGCGGTCCTCGAGGTCCTCGGCCGCTTCTCCGAAGACCTCGCGGCGTTGCAGCGCATGATCCGCTGGGACGACGGCCAATCTCTGCAGGATCACTTCGCCCGCACGCGCGCCATCCGCCGCAGCATCATCGATGCGGGCCAAGACACCGCCGACGCCGATTTCGGGCGGCCGCATGGGCATGACGACTGA
- the rpmF gene encoding 50S ribosomal protein L32: MAVPKRKVSRMKRGNRRSHDAVTAPAYVEDKDSGELRRPHHIDLKSGRYRGRQVITIKDET; encoded by the coding sequence ATGGCTGTTCCAAAGAGAAAAGTGTCTCGCATGAAGCGGGGCAACCGGCGGAGCCACGACGCTGTCACGGCCCCGGCCTATGTCGAGGATAAGGATTCCGGCGAGCTTCGCCGTCCGCATCACATCGACCTGAAGTCGGGCCGTTATCGTGGCCGCCAGGTAATCACGATCAAGGACGAGACATAA
- a CDS encoding gamma-glutamylcyclotransferase — MTTEADKNALWVFGYGSLMWRPGFPFDAHSPARLEGAHRALCIYSVLHRGTPSEPGLVLGLDEGGRCEGVAFRVEPGAENDTIAYLRQREQVTDVYVETYREIALANGSGQTVRALTFVADPTHAQYAGALDLEAQLRIVRAGRGQAGPNIDYVLNTVEHLESLGTHDPLLFALAERLRKEIDEELGG, encoded by the coding sequence ATGACGACTGAGGCCGACAAAAACGCCCTCTGGGTCTTCGGCTATGGGTCGCTAATGTGGCGTCCCGGTTTTCCATTCGACGCACATAGCCCTGCGCGCCTCGAGGGAGCGCATCGGGCCCTGTGCATCTATTCGGTCCTGCACCGGGGTACACCGAGCGAGCCTGGCCTCGTCCTCGGTCTCGACGAGGGCGGCCGATGCGAGGGCGTTGCCTTCCGCGTCGAGCCGGGGGCCGAGAACGACACGATCGCCTATCTACGCCAGCGCGAGCAGGTGACCGACGTCTACGTGGAGACCTATCGCGAGATTGCGCTGGCGAACGGGTCGGGCCAAACCGTCAGGGCGCTCACCTTCGTAGCCGATCCGACCCACGCCCAATATGCCGGCGCACTCGACCTCGAGGCGCAACTGCGCATCGTCCGCGCCGGCAGGGGGCAGGCCGGGCCGAATATCGACTATGTGCTGAACACGGTGGAGCATCTGGAGAGCTTGGGCACGCACGACCCGCTATTGTTCGCGCTCGCCGAGCGGCTTCGGAAAGAGATCGACGAGGAGCTTGGCGGCTAG
- the mtgA gene encoding monofunctional biosynthetic peptidoglycan transglycosylase, which yields MQDNETQDSESQDSALPTSETGNAIPTPEVPSVSDTSAAPRSEMKSRGKKSWAKRHPWLRRIGLALLILVGVVLASLVLFRFVNPPITSVMVIEKLRGETLQRRWVPIEKISPHMRLAVIASEDGNFCRHQGVDWAAVRQVLESAKNLEPARGASTIPMQVAKNIYLWEFRSYLRKALEVPLAYALVTLWPKERVLEVYLNIAQFGPGLFGVEAASRKYFRKPASALTQREAVLLATTLPKPKVRNPARPNRTHRVVANAVQKRLPYIAKRADCVLNP from the coding sequence ATGCAGGACAATGAAACCCAAGATTCCGAAAGCCAAGACTCTGCGCTGCCCACGTCCGAGACCGGCAATGCCATTCCCACGCCAGAGGTCCCTAGCGTTTCCGACACATCCGCCGCGCCGCGGAGCGAGATGAAATCGCGCGGCAAGAAATCCTGGGCCAAACGGCACCCATGGCTGCGGCGCATAGGCCTCGCGCTGCTGATCCTGGTCGGCGTGGTCCTTGCCAGTCTCGTCCTGTTCCGCTTCGTGAACCCGCCCATCACGTCGGTCATGGTGATAGAGAAGCTTCGCGGCGAGACATTGCAGCGGCGGTGGGTGCCGATCGAGAAGATCTCGCCCCATATGCGGCTGGCGGTCATCGCGAGCGAAGACGGCAATTTCTGCCGCCACCAGGGCGTGGATTGGGCCGCCGTGCGCCAGGTCCTCGAGTCCGCAAAGAATCTGGAGCCCGCCCGGGGCGCCAGCACCATCCCGATGCAGGTCGCCAAGAACATCTACCTCTGGGAATTCCGATCTTATCTGCGCAAGGCACTCGAGGTGCCCTTGGCCTATGCGCTCGTCACGCTCTGGCCGAAGGAGCGCGTGTTGGAGGTCTATCTCAACATCGCTCAGTTTGGTCCCGGCCTGTTCGGGGTCGAGGCGGCGAGCCGCAAATACTTCCGCAAACCGGCTTCGGCGCTCACCCAGCGCGAGGCCGTGCTCCTCGCGACGACGCTGCCGAAGCCCAAAGTCCGCAATCCCGCGCGGCCCAATCGGACCCATCGCGTGGTGGCCAATGCGGTCCAGAAGCGGCTTCCCTATATCGCCAAGCGGGCGGATTGCGTGCTGAATCCATGA